In Arthrobacter citreus, a single genomic region encodes these proteins:
- the rpsT gene encoding 30S ribosomal protein S20, which yields MPNIKSAIKRVKTAEAHRAHNASLKSEMRTAVKTVEALVTNNETEKAQEALLTASKKLDKAANSNLIHKNAASRQKSRLAKKVNAMNA from the coding sequence ATGCCAAATATTAAATCAGCTATTAAACGTGTAAAAACAGCTGAGGCTCATCGTGCTCACAACGCATCTCTTAAATCAGAAATGCGTACTGCTGTGAAAACTGTTGAAGCTTTAGTTACTAATAACGAAACTGAAAAAGCGCAAGAAGCTTTATTAACTGCTTCTAAAAAATTAGACAAAGCTGCTAACAGCAATCTAATCCATAAAAACGCTGCTTCACGTCAAAAGTCTCGTTTAGCTAAAAAAGTTAACGCTATGAACGCGTAA
- a CDS encoding GPR endopeptidase: MSELDLSQYSVRTDLAVEAKEMLEEREQTKEEITGLIVKEREVDGVSISHVHIKESASERIGKKPGNYLTLQVQGIREQDTDLQDKVEKVFANEFSAFIKNLGITEDQTCLVVGLGNWNVTPDALGPMVVENLVVTKHLFELQPESVQDGYRPVCALSPGVMGITGIETSDIISGVIDKVKPDFVIAIDALAARSIERVNTTIQITDNGIHPGSGIGNKRKELSKETLGIPVIAIGVPTVVDAVAITSDTIDFILKHFGREIKEGDKPAKALIPSGMAFGEKKKYTEEDMPNEKERMAFMGIVGTLEENEKRKLIHEVLSPLGHNLMVTPKEVDTFIEDMANIIAGGMNAALHSKINQDNIGSYTH, from the coding sequence ATGAGCGAGTTAGATTTAAGTCAATATAGTGTTCGAACAGATTTAGCAGTAGAAGCAAAAGAGATGCTAGAGGAGCGTGAACAGACAAAGGAAGAAATTACCGGCTTAATCGTTAAAGAACGAGAAGTTGATGGTGTGAGTATTTCTCATGTTCATATTAAAGAATCTGCATCTGAAAGAATCGGTAAGAAACCAGGGAATTATTTAACATTACAAGTTCAAGGTATTCGTGAGCAAGATACTGATCTTCAAGACAAGGTTGAAAAAGTTTTTGCAAACGAGTTTTCGGCTTTTATTAAAAATTTAGGTATTACAGAAGATCAAACATGTTTAGTTGTTGGGTTAGGAAACTGGAATGTAACACCTGATGCACTCGGGCCAATGGTTGTAGAAAATTTAGTTGTTACAAAACATCTTTTTGAGTTGCAGCCAGAAAGTGTTCAAGATGGATATCGTCCAGTTTGTGCCTTATCTCCGGGTGTAATGGGGATCACAGGTATTGAAACGAGCGATATCATATCAGGAGTCATTGATAAAGTTAAGCCAGATTTTGTAATCGCAATTGATGCACTTGCAGCAAGATCTATTGAACGAGTTAATACAACGATTCAAATAACAGATAATGGTATTCATCCAGGATCTGGAATAGGGAATAAACGCAAGGAATTGAGTAAGGAAACATTAGGTATTCCCGTAATTGCTATAGGTGTTCCGACGGTTGTTGATGCTGTTGCGATTACAAGTGACACAATTGACTTCATTTTAAAACATTTTGGACGAGAGATAAAAGAGGGAGACAAGCCAGCGAAAGCGCTAATCCCTTCAGGAATGGCATTTGGTGAAAAGAAAAAGTATACCGAGGAAGATATGCCTAATGAAAAAGAACGAATGGCATTTATGGGGATTGTTGGAACACTTGAAGAAAATGAAAAACGTAAATTAATTCATGAAGTACTATCACCACTTGGTCATAACTTAATGGTTACACCAAAAGAAGTGGATACATTTATAGAGGATATGGCAAATATAATTGCTGGCGGTATGAATGCAGCACTACATTCTAAAATTAATCAAGACAATATTGGCTCATATACTCATTAA
- the lepA gene encoding elongation factor 4, which produces MNKESRSERQKRIRNFSIIAHIDHGKSTLADRILEKTNALTQREMKSQLLDSMDLERERGITIKLNAVQLQYKAKNGEEYILHLIDTPGHVDFTYEVSRSLAACEGAVLVVDAAQGIEAQTLANVYLALDNDLEILPVINKIDLPSADPERVRQEVEEVIGLDASEAVLASAKAGIGIEEILEQVVAKVPAPTGDPDAPLKALIFDSLFDPYRGVVAYIRIIEGTVKVGQKIKMMATGKEFEVVEAGVFTPRTTQREELTVGDVGFLTASIKNVGDTRVGDTITLADNPATEPLAGYRKMNPMVFCGLYPIDTSKYNDLRDALEKLQLNDAALQFEAETSQALGFGFRCGFLGLLHMEIIQERIEREFKIDLITTAPSVIYSVYTTKGDMITVDNPAHMPDPQSIERVEEPYVKAKIMVPNEYVGAIMELCQKKRGNFIDMQYLDANRVSITYEIPLSEIVYDFFDQLKSSTKGYASFDYELIGYKASKLVKMDILLNGEQVDALSFIVHRDSAYDRGKIIVEKLKELIPRQQFEVPVQAAIGQKIVARSTIKSMGKNVLAKCYGGDISRKRKLLDKQKEGKKRMKAVGSVEVPQEAFMAVLRMDD; this is translated from the coding sequence ATGAATAAAGAGTCAAGGTCAGAAAGACAAAAGAGAATTAGAAACTTTTCAATCATCGCACACATTGACCATGGAAAATCTACATTAGCAGATAGAATTCTTGAGAAAACAAATGCATTAACTCAGCGTGAGATGAAGTCTCAGCTATTAGACTCAATGGATTTAGAGCGTGAACGTGGAATTACCATAAAATTAAATGCTGTGCAGTTACAATATAAAGCGAAAAATGGTGAAGAGTATATTCTTCATTTAATCGATACACCAGGACATGTAGACTTTACTTATGAGGTTTCTCGTAGTTTAGCAGCATGTGAAGGGGCAGTCTTAGTAGTAGATGCTGCACAAGGTATCGAAGCTCAAACATTAGCAAACGTATATTTAGCATTAGATAATGATTTAGAAATCTTACCAGTTATTAATAAAATTGACTTACCAAGTGCTGATCCAGAACGAGTACGCCAAGAAGTTGAAGAAGTAATTGGTTTAGATGCTTCTGAAGCGGTATTAGCTTCTGCAAAAGCTGGAATCGGTATTGAAGAAATTTTAGAGCAAGTAGTTGCAAAAGTACCAGCTCCAACTGGTGATCCAGATGCACCATTAAAAGCACTAATTTTTGATTCATTATTCGATCCATACCGTGGAGTTGTAGCGTATATTCGTATCATCGAAGGAACGGTTAAGGTTGGTCAAAAAATTAAGATGATGGCTACTGGAAAAGAATTTGAAGTTGTTGAAGCTGGTGTGTTCACTCCACGTACAACTCAAAGAGAAGAACTAACAGTTGGGGATGTAGGTTTCCTTACTGCTTCAATTAAAAATGTTGGAGATACACGTGTTGGTGATACGATTACATTAGCAGATAATCCTGCAACAGAACCACTTGCTGGTTACCGTAAAATGAACCCGATGGTATTCTGTGGTTTATATCCAATTGATACTTCTAAATACAATGACTTACGTGATGCTTTAGAAAAACTTCAATTAAATGATGCAGCACTTCAATTTGAAGCAGAAACTTCTCAAGCTTTAGGTTTTGGTTTCCGTTGTGGATTCTTAGGATTATTACACATGGAAATCATTCAAGAGCGTATTGAACGTGAATTTAAAATTGACCTAATTACAACAGCACCAAGTGTTATCTATAGTGTGTACACGACAAAAGGCGATATGATTACGGTTGATAACCCTGCGCATATGCCAGATCCTCAATCGATTGAACGTGTTGAAGAGCCTTATGTTAAAGCAAAAATCATGGTGCCAAATGAATATGTTGGGGCAATCATGGAGCTTTGCCAAAAGAAACGTGGTAACTTTATCGATATGCAGTATTTAGATGCAAATCGTGTTTCAATCACTTATGAAATTCCATTATCTGAAATTGTTTATGATTTCTTTGACCAATTAAAATCAAGTACAAAAGGCTATGCGTCATTTGACTATGAATTAATTGGCTACAAAGCGTCTAAACTTGTGAAAATGGATATTTTATTAAATGGTGAGCAAGTAGATGCTTTATCATTTATCGTTCACAGAGATTCTGCTTACGATCGTGGTAAAATTATCGTTGAAAAACTAAAAGAGCTTATCCCAAGACAACAGTTCGAAGTACCAGTTCAAGCGGCAATCGGACAAAAAATTGTTGCTCGTTCAACAATCAAATCAATGGGTAAAAACGTATTAGCTAAATGTTACGGTGGGGATATTTCTCGTAAACGTAAGCTATTAGATAAGCAAAAAGAAGGTAAAAAGCGAATGAAAGCTGTTGGATCTGTTGAAGTTCCACAAGAAGCGTTTATGGCTGTTTTACGTATGGATGACTAA
- a CDS encoding oxygen-independent coproporphyrinogen III oxidase, which yields MASSVYIHIPFCQQICYYCDFNKFMMDRQPVDQYLEYLEKEIIESLNRNPITDLKTVFVGGGTPTALTLDQTQVLVDMINNHIIKGKKGIEITFESNPNEISKEKLQILKDGGVNRISFGAQTFDEGLLKKIGRTHSPNEIEEAIQTAKAVGIDNINLDLMYALPGQTMEQFVDSLDKAMALPIQHISAYSLIIEPKTVFYIEMNRGKLKPAPEEDEAAMYDFLMKYLEEKGFHQYEISNFEKNGLESKHNLVYWNNDEYFGFGAGAHGYINGIRYSNAGPLKKYFQLIDETGVPIVHEHTVTQQEKMEEEMFLGLRKMQGVSERKFQEKFGSNFNEVFPNVIEKLNKDGLVEMNGEFLRLTHKGKLLGNEVFQAFLI from the coding sequence ATGGCATCTTCCGTTTATATTCATATACCCTTTTGTCAGCAGATTTGTTATTACTGCGACTTTAATAAATTTATGATGGACCGTCAGCCGGTTGATCAATATTTAGAATATCTAGAGAAAGAAATTATTGAAAGTTTAAATAGAAATCCGATAACTGATTTGAAAACAGTTTTCGTAGGCGGAGGTACGCCAACTGCATTAACTTTAGATCAAACTCAAGTGTTAGTTGATATGATTAACAACCATATTATAAAAGGAAAAAAGGGAATAGAGATAACTTTTGAAAGTAATCCTAATGAAATTTCAAAAGAGAAGCTACAAATTTTAAAAGATGGTGGAGTGAATCGAATTAGCTTTGGGGCACAAACATTCGATGAAGGTCTACTTAAAAAAATTGGACGAACTCATTCACCTAATGAAATAGAAGAAGCAATTCAAACAGCGAAAGCGGTTGGAATTGATAATATTAATCTTGATTTAATGTATGCCCTGCCAGGTCAAACGATGGAACAATTCGTTGATTCATTGGATAAAGCGATGGCGTTACCGATTCAGCATATTTCAGCGTATTCATTAATTATTGAACCGAAAACAGTTTTTTACATAGAAATGAATAGGGGCAAGCTTAAGCCTGCTCCTGAAGAAGATGAAGCAGCTATGTATGACTTTTTAATGAAGTATCTAGAAGAAAAAGGTTTTCATCAATATGAAATCAGTAATTTTGAAAAGAATGGCCTAGAAAGTAAGCATAATCTTGTTTACTGGAATAATGATGAGTATTTTGGATTTGGTGCTGGCGCACACGGATATATAAATGGAATTCGATATTCGAATGCTGGTCCGTTAAAGAAATATTTTCAATTGATTGATGAGACTGGTGTGCCGATTGTTCATGAACATACAGTAACTCAGCAAGAAAAAATGGAAGAAGAAATGTTTTTAGGTTTGCGAAAAATGCAAGGAGTATCGGAAAGAAAATTCCAAGAAAAATTTGGTTCAAACTTTAATGAAGTATTTCCGAATGTAATAGAAAAACTAAACAAAGATGGATTAGTTGAAATGAATGGGGAATTCCTTAGACTAACTCATAAAGGAAAACTTCTAGGAAATGAAGTATTTCAAGCATTTTTAATTTAG
- the hrcA gene encoding heat-inducible transcriptional repressor HrcA — translation MLTERQLLILQIIIDDFIRMAQPVGSRSLSKKEGISFSSATIRNEMADLEELGYIEKPHSSAGRIPSEKGYRFYVDHLLSPQLVNDDDVRSIKGIFAERIFEIEKLVKNSADILSDLTNYTTIALGPKVTENRVKNIQLIPIGPNTAVSIIVTDTGIVKNRTVTIPPGVSMSDIEKMVNILNERLVNVPIHQINDKLYKEIAMILRSHISNYESVIKMFGGTIDVPIEQKLFLSGKTNILAQPEFHNVETMKILLNMIEKQDELKSIIPFEQMGLSVKIGKENEKSGLENVSIISATYSLGEDQIGTIAVLGPTRMEYSRVISLMHLITGQLNLLFSSKDVE, via the coding sequence ATGTTGACTGAAAGACAGTTATTGATACTACAAATTATTATCGATGACTTTATTCGCATGGCACAACCTGTAGGTTCAAGGAGTTTATCTAAAAAAGAAGGTATTTCATTTAGTTCAGCAACGATACGAAATGAGATGGCTGATTTGGAGGAACTTGGATATATTGAAAAGCCTCATAGCTCTGCGGGTCGAATCCCTTCTGAAAAAGGGTATCGTTTTTATGTAGACCATTTGTTATCACCACAGCTTGTTAATGACGATGATGTTCGTTCGATAAAAGGTATTTTTGCCGAGCGTATTTTTGAAATAGAAAAGCTAGTTAAAAATTCGGCTGATATATTATCTGATTTAACAAATTACACAACAATTGCACTCGGTCCAAAGGTTACTGAAAATAGGGTTAAAAATATTCAGTTAATTCCAATAGGACCTAATACAGCCGTATCAATTATTGTAACTGACACAGGGATTGTTAAAAATCGAACAGTTACAATACCACCTGGTGTATCGATGAGTGATATTGAAAAAATGGTAAATATTTTAAATGAGCGACTAGTAAATGTTCCAATTCATCAAATAAATGACAAGCTTTATAAGGAAATTGCGATGATCTTGCGTTCGCACATTTCAAATTATGAAAGTGTTATTAAGATGTTTGGTGGCACTATTGACGTACCGATTGAACAAAAACTGTTTTTAAGTGGAAAAACAAATATTTTAGCACAACCTGAATTTCATAATGTTGAGACGATGAAAATATTGTTAAACATGATCGAAAAGCAAGATGAACTAAAAAGTATTATTCCGTTTGAACAGATGGGTTTAAGTGTCAAGATTGGTAAAGAAAATGAAAAGTCTGGATTAGAAAATGTAAGTATCATTAGCGCAACCTACTCTTTAGGTGAAGATCAAATTGGTACAATTGCAGTATTAGGCCCAACTCGAATGGAGTATTCTCGAGTAATTTCATTAATGCATTTAATCACAGGACAATTGAATTTATTATTTTCATCTAAGGATGTTGAATAA
- the grpE gene encoding nucleotide exchange factor GrpE: MTERQEELLNDEAVNDEVVNEETTVEEPSIFTEEKTEDQSEVVDSTDDELSKLRAEVDEKENKYLRLHADFENYKRRALLDQQALMTYRAQSLVSDLLPVLDNFERALQVEATEEQTASLKQGMEMVYRLLVEAVKKEGVEEIPALGEQFDPNFHQAVMQESDASKPSNEVLQEFQKGYKLKDRVIRASMVKVNE, encoded by the coding sequence ATGACAGAACGTCAGGAAGAACTTTTAAATGATGAAGCTGTAAATGATGAAGTAGTGAATGAAGAAACTACTGTTGAAGAGCCTTCAATCTTTACAGAAGAAAAAACAGAAGACCAATCTGAAGTAGTTGATTCGACTGATGATGAGCTTTCAAAGCTTCGTGCTGAAGTAGATGAGAAGGAAAATAAATACTTACGTCTACATGCTGACTTCGAAAATTATAAGCGTCGAGCACTTTTAGACCAACAAGCTTTAATGACTTATCGTGCTCAAAGCTTAGTATCTGATTTATTACCAGTACTAGATAATTTCGAACGCGCATTACAAGTTGAAGCAACAGAAGAGCAAACTGCTTCTTTAAAACAAGGTATGGAAATGGTGTACCGTTTGTTAGTAGAAGCTGTGAAAAAAGAAGGAGTAGAAGAAATCCCAGCACTTGGTGAACAATTCGATCCGAATTTCCATCAAGCTGTTATGCAAGAAAGTGATGCTTCTAAACCATCTAATGAAGTTCTACAAGAATTTCAAAAAGGCTATAAACTAAAGGATCGAGTAATCCGTGCATCAATGGTTAAAGTAAACGAGTAA
- the dnaK gene encoding molecular chaperone DnaK: MSKIIGIDLGTTNSCVAVLEGGEPKVIPNPEGGRTTPSVVAFKNGERQVGEVAKRQAITNPNTIMSIKRHMGTTHKENIEGKDFSPQEISAIILQNLKASAEAYLGEAVTKAVITVPAYFNDAERQATKDAGKIAGLEVERIINEPTAAALAYGLDKMDEDQTILVYDLGGGTFDVSILELGDGIFEVKATAGDNRLGGDDFDQVIIDHLVAEFKKENGVDLSQDKMALQRLKDAAEKAKKDLSGITATQISLPFISMGAAGPLHLELNLTRAKFEELSHNLVERTLGPTRQAMKDSGLSASQIDKVILVGGSTRIPAVQEAIKKETGKEPHKGVNPDEVVALGAAIQGGVLTGDVKDVVLLDVTPLSLGIETMGGVFTKLIDRNTTIPTSKSQVFSTAADNQPAVDIHVLQGERPMANDNKTLGRFQLSDIPPAPRGIPQIEVSFDIDKNGIVTVRAKDLGTQKEQNIVIQSSSGLSDEEVERMVKEAELNADADAKRKEEVDLKNEADQLVFQVEKTLKDLEGKVEEAEVTKANEAKDALKAALEAGNLDDIRTKKDALSEIVQALTVKLYEQAAAAQQAAGGAEGQAKQDDVVDAEFTEVKEDK; this comes from the coding sequence ATGAGTAAAATTATTGGTATTGACTTAGGTACAACGAACTCTTGTGTAGCAGTATTAGAAGGTGGAGAGCCAAAAGTAATTCCGAACCCAGAGGGTGGACGTACAACTCCGTCAGTTGTTGCGTTTAAAAATGGTGAGCGCCAAGTTGGGGAAGTAGCAAAACGTCAAGCTATTACAAACCCTAACACAATCATGTCAATCAAACGTCATATGGGTACTACTCATAAAGAAAACATTGAAGGTAAAGATTTCTCTCCACAAGAAATCTCTGCAATCATTCTTCAAAACTTAAAAGCATCTGCTGAAGCTTATTTAGGTGAAGCAGTAACGAAAGCAGTTATTACAGTACCTGCATATTTCAATGATGCTGAGCGTCAAGCAACTAAAGATGCTGGTAAAATCGCAGGTTTAGAAGTAGAGCGTATCATCAACGAACCAACTGCTGCTGCATTAGCATACGGTTTAGATAAAATGGATGAAGACCAAACAATCCTAGTTTATGACTTAGGTGGCGGTACATTCGACGTTTCAATCCTTGAATTAGGAGATGGAATTTTTGAAGTTAAAGCTACAGCTGGTGACAACCGTTTAGGTGGAGATGATTTTGACCAAGTAATCATCGACCATTTAGTAGCTGAGTTCAAAAAAGAAAATGGTGTAGACTTAAGCCAAGACAAAATGGCTCTACAACGTTTAAAAGATGCTGCTGAAAAAGCGAAAAAAGACTTATCAGGTATTACTGCTACTCAAATTTCATTACCATTCATCAGCATGGGTGCAGCTGGTCCATTACACTTAGAGTTAAACTTAACTCGTGCAAAATTCGAAGAGCTTTCTCACAACCTAGTAGAAAGAACTTTAGGCCCAACTCGTCAAGCAATGAAGGATTCAGGCTTATCTGCTAGCCAAATTGATAAAGTAATCTTAGTTGGTGGATCAACTCGTATTCCAGCTGTTCAAGAAGCAATTAAGAAAGAAACTGGAAAAGAACCACATAAAGGTGTTAACCCTGATGAAGTAGTAGCATTAGGTGCTGCAATTCAAGGTGGAGTTTTAACTGGTGATGTGAAAGACGTAGTATTATTAGACGTAACTCCATTATCATTAGGTATTGAAACAATGGGTGGTGTGTTCACGAAATTAATCGATCGTAACACGACAATCCCAACTAGTAAATCTCAAGTATTCTCAACTGCTGCTGACAATCAACCTGCTGTAGACATTCATGTTCTACAAGGTGAGCGTCCAATGGCTAATGACAATAAAACATTAGGTCGTTTCCAATTATCGGATATCCCACCAGCACCACGTGGAATTCCACAAATTGAAGTATCGTTTGATATCGACAAAAATGGTATCGTAACTGTACGTGCAAAAGACTTAGGTACTCAAAAAGAACAAAATATCGTAATTCAATCTTCTTCAGGTTTAAGTGACGAAGAAGTAGAACGCATGGTAAAAGAAGCAGAATTAAATGCTGATGCTGATGCAAAACGTAAAGAAGAAGTAGATCTTAAAAACGAAGCGGATCAACTAGTATTCCAAGTAGAGAAAACTTTAAAAGATCTTGAAGGTAAAGTTGAAGAAGCTGAAGTTACGAAAGCTAACGAAGCTAAAGATGCATTAAAAGCTGCTTTAGAAGCTGGTAACTTAGATGATATCCGTACGAAGAAAGATGCTCTTTCTGAAATTGTTCAAGCTTTAACAGTGAAGCTTTATGAGCAAGCTGCTGCTGCACAGCAAGCTGCAGGTGGCGCTGAAGGCCAAGCGAAACAAGACGATGTAGTAGACGCTGAGTTTACTGAAGTTAAAGAAGATAAGTAA
- the dnaJ gene encoding molecular chaperone DnaJ, which produces MSKRDYYDVLGVSKSASQDEIKKSFRKLAKTYHPDVNKDPDAPEKFKEVQEAYENLSDDQKRAHYDQFGHTDPNQGFGGGGGFGGFEDIFSQFFGGGGGGRRRDPNAPRAGADLQYTMTIQFEEAAFGMEREIEIPTEETCHTCSGSGAKPGTSKETCNHCHGSGQMSVEQNTPFGRIVNRTTCSHCQGTGQMIKDKCNTCHGAGRVKTRKKIMVKVPAGIDDGQQIRLSGQGEPGKNGGPAGDLYIAFHVREHEFFERDGNDVYCELPLTFAQAALGDEVEVPTLHGKVKTKIPAGTQTGTRMRLKGKGIKDVRGYGQGDQHVIIKVITPTKLTSRQKELLEEFYNIGKGQKDDKHDSFFTKLKRAVKNFGEQ; this is translated from the coding sequence ATGAGTAAACGTGATTACTATGATGTGCTTGGCGTGAGTAAAAGTGCATCACAAGATGAAATAAAAAAATCGTTTCGTAAATTAGCAAAAACATATCATCCGGATGTTAATAAGGATCCTGATGCCCCTGAAAAGTTTAAAGAGGTACAAGAAGCATACGAAAACTTATCAGACGATCAAAAACGCGCTCATTATGATCAGTTTGGTCATACAGATCCTAACCAAGGATTCGGTGGTGGCGGCGGATTCGGTGGCTTTGAAGATATTTTCAGTCAGTTTTTTGGTGGTGGTGGCGGTGGACGACGTCGTGATCCGAACGCACCAAGAGCTGGAGCTGATTTACAATATACAATGACAATTCAGTTTGAAGAAGCGGCATTTGGAATGGAAAGAGAAATTGAAATTCCAACTGAAGAAACTTGTCATACATGTAGCGGTTCAGGTGCGAAGCCTGGTACGTCAAAAGAAACATGTAATCATTGTCATGGTTCAGGTCAAATGAGTGTTGAACAAAATACGCCATTTGGACGTATTGTAAACCGTACGACATGTTCACACTGTCAAGGTACTGGACAGATGATTAAAGATAAATGTAATACTTGTCATGGCGCTGGTCGAGTGAAAACTCGTAAGAAAATCATGGTAAAAGTACCAGCTGGTATTGATGACGGACAACAAATTCGTCTTTCAGGTCAAGGAGAACCAGGTAAAAATGGTGGTCCTGCTGGAGACTTGTATATTGCATTCCACGTTCGTGAGCATGAATTCTTCGAAAGAGATGGAAATGATGTTTACTGTGAACTTCCATTAACTTTTGCACAAGCTGCATTAGGTGATGAAGTTGAGGTTCCAACATTACATGGTAAAGTTAAAACAAAAATTCCTGCTGGAACGCAAACTGGTACAAGAATGCGTTTAAAAGGTAAAGGAATTAAAGATGTACGTGGATATGGTCAAGGGGATCAACACGTTATCATAAAAGTTATCACACCAACAAAACTAACAAGCCGTCAAAAAGAATTGCTTGAAGAGTTTTATAATATTGGAAAAGGTCAAAAAGACGATAAACATGATTCTTTCTTTACAAAGTTAAAACGTGCAGTAAAGAATTTTGGCGAACAGTAA
- the prmA gene encoding 50S ribosomal protein L11 methyltransferase produces MKWSELSIHTTQDAVEPISNILHEAGASGVVIEDVFDLTKERAQVYGEIYQLNPKDYPEEGVIVKAYLPVNSFLNDTIDGIKEAINNLIAFDIDLGKNTFAVHEVNEEDWATAWKKYYHPIAISDRFTIVPSWEEYEPKSSDELIIELDPGMAFGTGTHPTTVMCIRALEKVVKSTDRVIDVGTGSGVLSIAAAKLGSSNIEAYDLDDVAVRSARENVELNKVDDVVKVGQGNLLQGIEGPFQVVVANLLAEIILRFVDDVYNVLEPGGTFISSGIIGAKQQDIEDELKRVGFVVLEVLHLDDWVAIIAKKPAQGM; encoded by the coding sequence ATGAAATGGTCAGAGTTAAGTATTCACACTACACAGGATGCGGTTGAACCGATTTCTAATATTTTACACGAAGCTGGTGCAAGTGGTGTTGTCATTGAGGATGTGTTTGATTTGACGAAGGAGCGAGCACAGGTTTACGGTGAAATCTACCAGCTTAACCCAAAAGATTATCCAGAGGAAGGTGTAATTGTTAAAGCATACCTTCCTGTGAATAGTTTTTTAAACGATACGATCGATGGAATTAAAGAAGCTATTAATAATTTAATAGCGTTTGATATTGATTTAGGTAAAAATACATTTGCTGTTCACGAAGTAAACGAAGAAGATTGGGCCACTGCTTGGAAAAAGTATTATCATCCAATCGCAATTTCAGATCGTTTTACAATTGTACCATCTTGGGAAGAGTATGAACCAAAATCATCTGACGAGTTAATTATCGAGTTAGACCCTGGTATGGCATTTGGTACTGGTACACATCCGACAACAGTTATGTGTATACGTGCCCTTGAGAAAGTCGTAAAATCAACAGACAGAGTAATCGATGTTGGGACAGGTTCAGGAGTACTAAGTATTGCAGCGGCTAAACTTGGTTCTTCAAATATTGAAGCTTATGACTTAGACGATGTGGCAGTTCGAAGTGCTAGGGAAAATGTTGAATTAAACAAAGTAGATGATGTAGTAAAAGTTGGACAAGGTAACTTACTACAAGGTATTGAAGGACCGTTCCAAGTTGTAGTTGCTAATTTACTTGCTGAGATTATCCTTCGTTTTGTTGACGATGTATATAATGTTTTAGAACCAGGTGGAACATTTATTTCTTCAGGCATAATTGGGGCTAAGCAACAAGATATTGAAGATGAATTGAAACGTGTTGGTTTTGTAGTGTTGGAAGTATTACATTTAGATGACTGGGTTGCAATTATTGCAAAAAAACCAGCTCAAGGAATGTAA
- a CDS encoding 16S rRNA (uracil(1498)-N(3))-methyltransferase, translating into MQRYFIEETQLQNDTVTITGDDAHHIANVMRMKPEQEIICIVQGSSTVRCSLTNISSEQITAAVVEYVENTNELPISITIASGLPKGDKLELIIQKSTELGASSFLPFAAARSIVKLDDKKAGKKVERWQKIAKEAAEQSYRFIVPTVEQPVSFQQLLNSIQHYDACIVAYEESAKIGESAGLVQTFQSLKEGSRLLVVFGPEGGLSDKEVDQLEAKGAMLCGLGPRILRTETAPFYVLAAASFHFELMR; encoded by the coding sequence ATGCAAAGATATTTTATAGAAGAAACGCAACTTCAGAATGATACTGTTACAATAACTGGTGATGATGCACATCATATCGCAAATGTTATGCGAATGAAACCAGAACAAGAAATTATTTGTATAGTACAAGGATCTTCAACTGTTCGTTGTTCACTTACAAATATTTCTAGTGAACAAATAACTGCTGCTGTTGTAGAATATGTTGAGAATACTAATGAACTACCAATATCAATTACGATTGCTAGTGGTCTACCAAAAGGTGATAAACTAGAATTGATCATACAAAAAAGTACAGAACTTGGAGCAAGTAGTTTTTTACCATTTGCTGCAGCTAGATCAATTGTTAAACTAGACGATAAAAAAGCTGGTAAAAAAGTTGAAAGATGGCAAAAGATTGCAAAGGAAGCGGCTGAACAATCTTACCGATTTATAGTGCCAACTGTTGAACAACCAGTTTCTTTTCAACAATTACTTAACTCAATACAGCATTATGATGCGTGTATTGTTGCATATGAAGAAAGTGCAAAAATAGGAGAATCAGCAGGGCTTGTTCAAACATTCCAGTCATTAAAAGAAGGCTCGCGATTATTAGTCGTGTTTGGCCCAGAGGGTGGTCTGTCTGATAAAGAAGTTGATCAGCTAGAAGCAAAAGGTGCTATGTTATGTGGGCTTGGGCCTCGAATTTTACGTACTGAAACTGCACCATTTTATGTTTTAGCTGCTGCCTCCTTTCATTTTGAATTAATGAGGTGA